A genomic segment from Rahnella aceris encodes:
- the pal gene encoding peptidoglycan-associated lipoprotein Pal: MQLNKVLKGLMLALPVLAVAACSSHKNADNDQSNGMGLNSGAGTENANMSSEEQARLQMQELQKNNIVYFGLDKYDVSSEFAQMLDAHAAFLRSNPSYKVTVEGHADERGTPEYNIALGERRATAVKMYLQGKGVSADQISIVSYGKEKPAVLGHDEAAYAKNRRAVLVY; the protein is encoded by the coding sequence ATGCAACTGAATAAAGTGCTGAAAGGGCTGATGCTGGCGTTGCCTGTACTGGCAGTAGCTGCTTGTAGTTCTCACAAGAACGCAGACAACGACCAATCCAACGGTATGGGTCTGAACTCTGGCGCAGGCACTGAAAACGCAAACATGTCTTCAGAAGAGCAAGCTCGTCTGCAGATGCAAGAACTGCAGAAAAACAACATCGTTTACTTTGGCCTGGACAAATACGATGTGTCTTCTGAATTCGCTCAGATGTTGGACGCGCACGCTGCTTTCCTGCGTAGCAACCCGTCTTACAAAGTGACTGTAGAAGGTCATGCTGACGAACGTGGTACTCCAGAGTACAACATCGCCCTGGGCGAACGTCGTGCTACTGCTGTTAAAATGTACCTGCAAGGCAAAGGCGTTTCTGCTGACCAAATCTCTATCGTTTCTTACGGTAAAGAAAAACCAGCTGTACTGGGCCATGACGAAGCGGCATACGCTAAAAACCGTCGTGCCGTACTGGTATACTAA
- the tolB gene encoding Tol-Pal system beta propeller repeat protein TolB — protein MKQAFRVAFGLLMMWASVVHAEVRIEITQGVDTARPIGVVPFKWAGPGTPPEDVGGIVAADLRNSGKFNPIDASRMPQQPTSAAEVTPAAWTALGIDAVVIGQVQPAADGSYVVSYQLVDTSGAPGTVLAQNQYKVTKQWLRYSAHTASDEVFEKLTGIKGAFRTRIAYIVQTNGGKFPYELRVADYDGYNQFVVHRSPEPLMSPAWSPDGSKLAYVTFESGRSALVVQTLANGAIKQIASFPRHNGAPAFSPDGSKLAFALSKDGSLNLYVMNLSSGQISQVTNGRSNNTEPTWFPDSQNLAFTSDQGGRPQVYKVNINGGAPQRLTWEGSQNQDSDVSTDGKFLVMVSSASGTQHIAKLDLATGAVQTLTDTFLDETPSLAPNGTMVIYSSSQGLGSVLQLVSTDGRFKARLPATDGQVKFPAWSPYL, from the coding sequence ATGAAGCAGGCATTTCGAGTAGCGTTCGGCCTTTTGATGATGTGGGCATCTGTGGTTCATGCAGAAGTTCGCATTGAAATTACCCAAGGGGTAGATACAGCTCGTCCGATTGGCGTTGTGCCATTCAAATGGGCTGGCCCGGGTACACCACCTGAAGATGTGGGTGGTATCGTTGCTGCTGACTTACGTAACAGTGGCAAATTCAATCCTATTGATGCATCACGTATGCCTCAGCAGCCAACCTCCGCCGCAGAAGTGACCCCTGCAGCCTGGACCGCGCTGGGTATTGATGCTGTTGTTATCGGTCAGGTTCAGCCTGCAGCCGATGGCAGCTATGTGGTGTCTTACCAACTGGTGGATACCTCTGGCGCACCAGGTACCGTGCTGGCGCAAAACCAGTACAAAGTGACCAAACAATGGTTGCGTTATTCCGCCCATACCGCCAGCGATGAAGTGTTTGAAAAGCTGACCGGTATTAAAGGCGCATTCCGTACCCGTATCGCTTATATCGTGCAGACTAACGGCGGGAAATTCCCGTATGAACTGCGTGTAGCGGATTACGATGGATACAATCAGTTTGTCGTTCACCGTTCACCTGAGCCTCTGATGTCTCCGGCCTGGTCTCCGGACGGCAGCAAACTGGCTTACGTCACCTTTGAGAGCGGTCGTTCAGCATTGGTGGTTCAGACGCTGGCAAACGGTGCAATCAAGCAGATTGCCTCATTCCCTCGTCACAACGGTGCACCAGCTTTCTCTCCGGATGGCAGCAAACTGGCTTTCGCACTGTCTAAAGACGGTAGCCTGAACCTGTATGTGATGAATCTGTCTTCTGGCCAGATTAGTCAGGTGACTAACGGACGTAGCAACAATACGGAACCAACCTGGTTCCCGGACAGCCAGAATCTGGCATTCACGTCGGATCAGGGCGGTCGTCCGCAGGTTTATAAAGTCAACATTAATGGCGGTGCGCCTCAGCGTCTGACCTGGGAAGGCTCGCAGAATCAGGACTCTGACGTAAGTACAGATGGCAAGTTCCTGGTTATGGTGAGCAGCGCCAGCGGTACACAGCACATCGCTAAACTAGATCTGGCAACGGGAGCCGTTCAAACATTGACGGACACGTTCCTGGATGAAACGCCTAGCCTCGCACCAAATGGCACCATGGTAATTTACAGTTCCTCTCAAGGACTGGGTTCCGTATTGCAGTTGGTATCGACTGATGGGCGCTTCAAAGCGCGTCTTCCGGCAACTGATGGACAGGTCAAATTTCCTGCCTGGTCGCCGTATCTGTAA
- the tolA gene encoding cell envelope integrity protein TolA, producing MVKATATEQNDKLKRAVIVSVVLHIIIIALLIWGSLDEDTSMSGGGGGSDISAVMVDPSAVVDQYNRQQQQQADSQRAAAARQKKSEQQAEELQQKQAAEQQRLKELEKERLQAQENAKQQAQEQAQQQKQAEQAAEQAKEQQKQAEAAAAQAKAEAAKAAAQAKADAAKEAAKAQADAKKQAEAEAAAAAAAAKKQAEADAKKEAAAEAKKQAAAEAKAQAAADAKAQADADAKAAADAKAAAAAEKKAEAAAAAKKAAADKKAAAAAKEAADANNLFDGLADSKNAPKGATGGGASAPSGKGTQKKAGASGADIANYGSQIKAAIESRFYDASSYTGKTCALRVKMNPDGSLISVSAEGGDPALCQAALAAARQAKFPKPPSEAVYEVFKNAPIDFKPQ from the coding sequence TTGGTAAAGGCAACTGCAACTGAACAAAACGATAAGCTCAAACGCGCCGTTATTGTTTCGGTCGTTCTGCATATCATCATTATAGCCCTGTTGATTTGGGGATCGCTGGACGAAGATACCAGCATGAGTGGCGGCGGTGGCGGTAGCGATATCTCTGCCGTAATGGTTGATCCAAGTGCCGTGGTCGATCAGTACAACCGTCAGCAGCAGCAACAGGCTGATTCCCAACGTGCTGCCGCAGCGCGTCAGAAAAAATCAGAACAACAGGCTGAAGAGCTGCAACAGAAACAGGCCGCAGAACAGCAACGCCTGAAAGAACTTGAGAAAGAGCGTCTGCAAGCGCAGGAAAATGCCAAGCAGCAGGCTCAGGAACAGGCTCAGCAGCAGAAGCAGGCTGAACAAGCCGCTGAGCAGGCGAAAGAACAGCAGAAACAGGCAGAAGCTGCTGCCGCACAAGCGAAGGCTGAAGCGGCCAAAGCGGCCGCTCAGGCGAAAGCAGATGCTGCGAAAGAAGCGGCTAAAGCACAAGCTGATGCTAAAAAACAAGCAGAGGCTGAAGCTGCCGCCGCCGCTGCCGCAGCGAAGAAACAAGCCGAAGCGGACGCTAAGAAAGAAGCGGCCGCAGAAGCCAAAAAACAGGCTGCTGCTGAGGCAAAAGCTCAGGCCGCGGCTGATGCGAAGGCACAAGCTGACGCCGATGCCAAAGCCGCCGCCGATGCAAAAGCTGCCGCTGCCGCAGAGAAAAAAGCGGAAGCTGCCGCTGCTGCCAAGAAAGCTGCAGCGGATAAAAAAGCTGCCGCCGCAGCCAAAGAAGCCGCTGATGCGAATAACTTATTTGATGGCCTTGCCGACTCCAAAAATGCACCGAAAGGCGCAACAGGTGGCGGCGCTTCTGCTCCTTCAGGGAAGGGGACTCAGAAAAAGGCGGGGGCATCCGGGGCTGATATTGCGAACTATGGTAGCCAGATTAAGGCTGCCATCGAGAGCAGATTCTATGACGCGTCATCTTATACAGGCAAAACCTGTGCGTTGCGCGTTAAAATGAACCCTGATGGCTCATTAATCAGTGTGTCGGCAGAAGGTGGGGATCCTGCACTGTGTCAGGCGGCGCTTGCCGCAGCCCGACAGGCGAAGTTCCCGAAACCGCCTTCTGAAGCCGTCTATGAAGTATTTAAAAATGCTCCGATAGATTTCAAACCTCAATAA
- the tolR gene encoding colicin uptake protein TolR, producing MARSRGRRNRREGKSEINIVPLLDVLLVLLLIFMATAPIITQSVEVDLPDATDSKTVSSDDNPPVIVEVSGVGQYTIVVDHQRMEQLPEQQVIAEATSRIQANPKTVFLIGGAKDVPYDEIIKALNMLHQAGVKSVGLMTQPI from the coding sequence ATGGCTCGTTCACGAGGTCGTCGTAACCGTCGCGAAGGTAAGTCGGAGATCAATATCGTTCCGCTGCTGGACGTACTGCTGGTTCTGTTACTGATTTTTATGGCAACAGCGCCCATCATTACCCAGAGTGTGGAAGTTGATTTGCCTGACGCAACGGATTCTAAAACGGTGTCCAGCGATGATAATCCGCCAGTGATTGTTGAAGTGTCTGGCGTGGGTCAATACACCATCGTGGTTGACCATCAGCGTATGGAACAATTGCCTGAACAGCAGGTGATCGCGGAAGCGACCAGCCGTATTCAGGCCAATCCGAAGACGGTATTTCTGATCGGTGGTGCGAAAGATGTGCCTTATGATGAAATTATTAAGGCGCTGAACATGCTGCATCAGGCTGGCGTGAAGTCTGTCGGATTGATGACACAACCTATCTGA
- the tolQ gene encoding Tol-Pal system protein TolQ: MTDMNILDLFLKASILVKLIMLVLVCFSIASWAIIIQRTKVLNAATREAEAFEDKFWSGIELSRLYQESQGRRETLSGAEQIFHSGFKEFARLHRANSHAPEAVIEGSSRAMRISFNRELESLETHIPFLGTVGSISPYIGLFGTVWGIMHAFIGLGSVKQATLQMVAPGIAEALIATAIGLFAAIPAVMAYNRLNQRVNKLEQNYDNFMEEFTAILHRQAFSRETSSN, translated from the coding sequence GTGACTGACATGAACATTCTTGATTTATTTTTGAAGGCCAGCATCCTGGTCAAGCTGATTATGCTTGTCCTGGTGTGCTTCTCTATCGCGTCCTGGGCGATCATCATTCAACGCACCAAAGTGCTGAATGCCGCCACCCGCGAGGCAGAAGCGTTCGAAGATAAATTCTGGTCCGGTATCGAACTTTCCCGTCTGTATCAGGAAAGTCAGGGCCGCCGCGAAACCCTGAGCGGGGCAGAGCAGATCTTCCATTCTGGTTTTAAAGAGTTCGCCCGCCTTCATCGTGCCAACAGCCACGCGCCAGAAGCCGTGATTGAAGGTTCTTCACGTGCGATGCGTATTTCTTTTAACCGTGAACTCGAATCACTTGAAACTCACATTCCGTTCCTTGGTACTGTCGGTTCTATCAGCCCTTATATCGGTCTGTTCGGTACAGTCTGGGGGATCATGCACGCCTTTATCGGTTTAGGTTCTGTGAAACAGGCAACGTTGCAAATGGTTGCTCCGGGTATCGCAGAAGCACTGATCGCCACCGCGATTGGTCTGTTTGCCGCTATCCCTGCTGTTATGGCGTACAACCGCCTGAACCAGCGTGTGAACAAGCTTGAGCAAAACTACGATAACTTCATGGAAGAATTCACGGCTATCCTGCACCGTCAGGCTTTCTCTCGCGAAACCAGCAGTAACTAA
- the ybgC gene encoding tol-pal system-associated acyl-CoA thioesterase → MSNSLFRWPVRVYFEDTDAGGVVYHARYVAFYERARTEMLRQRNFHQQQLLSEHVAFAVRRMTVEYFAPARLDDLLDVQSEITSIRGASLTFAQRILDSHGNLLSSAEVLIACIDPNQMKPRALPKSIVAEFKQ, encoded by the coding sequence GTGAGTAATTCGTTGTTCCGATGGCCGGTTCGTGTCTATTTTGAGGACACAGACGCGGGAGGTGTGGTCTACCATGCCCGATACGTCGCCTTTTATGAAAGGGCTCGCACAGAGATGTTGCGCCAACGCAATTTTCACCAGCAGCAGTTGCTGAGTGAACACGTCGCTTTTGCTGTCCGCCGCATGACGGTCGAATACTTTGCACCAGCTCGCTTAGATGACCTGCTGGATGTTCAGAGTGAGATTACGTCCATTCGCGGAGCTTCTCTTACTTTTGCACAACGAATTCTTGATTCGCATGGAAACCTTCTGAGTTCTGCAGAAGTGTTGATCGCATGCATTGATCCAAACCAAATGAAGCCCCGAGCGCTTCCTAAGTCTATTGTCGCGGAGTTTAAGCAGTGA
- the ybgE gene encoding cyd operon protein YbgE, giving the protein MSVIVDKLYAITDKGPLRALSLVMSLALAGCVFWKPGMFASSTSQLEVWHGLILIWAVCSGVIHGLGFRPNKSVWKAFFSPLLAMIALAAGLYYFFS; this is encoded by the coding sequence ATGAGTGTGATCGTGGATAAACTCTACGCCATCACAGACAAGGGCCCCTTGCGGGCCCTTTCGCTTGTGATGTCACTGGCACTGGCCGGTTGCGTTTTCTGGAAACCGGGCATGTTTGCCTCGTCGACCAGTCAGCTTGAAGTCTGGCATGGGCTCATTTTGATATGGGCTGTGTGCAGTGGCGTGATCCACGGCCTGGGTTTTCGCCCGAATAAATCAGTCTGGAAGGCTTTCTTCTCGCCATTGCTGGCGATGATTGCGCTAGCTGCAGGACTTTATTACTTTTTCAGCTGA
- the cydX gene encoding cytochrome bd-I oxidase subunit CydX produces the protein MWYFAWILGTLLACSFGIITALAFEHSEANKAAKEEK, from the coding sequence ATGTGGTATTTTGCCTGGATCCTCGGCACCTTACTGGCTTGCTCATTCGGTATCATTACCGCGCTGGCGTTTGAACACAGCGAAGCCAATAAAGCGGCTAAAGAAGAGAAGTAA